The Hymenobacter monticola DNA segment CCAGCGACACAGATTGTCGCCGTGGGCCTGCTTTTCCACCTGTTCACCGATACGGTGGACTGCTTGTGGAACTTCAGCCACTGCCACGAGTGCTACCTCAACTCCCGGATTTATGCCTTGCGCAACCGGGTGCGGAAGCTACTGGGCCGTGAAGTAATCGAGTAAATAGGATATAAAAGTTTGGCGGGTGGCGCGCTTTTACGTTTTCTGGTGGGAGCGGTAAGTGGGAGCCCGGAAATTATGCAAGTCATGGTTAAGCGTTTCTTATTTGTAATAATTCCAAATAAGCCGACCTTTGTGGCATCTTCCCAAGCAAAGGTTACCTGATGACTCATTTTTTGCGCTGTTTTCCTGCCGTTTTTCTCGGCGGTTTCACTCTTTCTACCCTCTTTTCGCTCCCCACGGCCCAGGCCCAGCAGGTGCCAGCTCCGGACACCACCCGCCGCCAGACCCTGAGCGAAGTCACCGTGACGGGTGCCGCTACGCACTTTGCGGCGCCCGTGGACGGCACCACGATTACGGCCGGGCGCCGCAACGAACTCATCAAGCCCCGTGAGGTCAACGCTAACCTGGTGCAGAACAACATGCGCCAGGTGATGGCCCGCGTGCCCGGCCTGATGGTGTGGGAAAACGATGGCTCCGGCCAGCAGATTAACGTGGCCACCCGGGGCCTGAGCCCCAACCGCAGCTGGGAGTTCAACACGCGTCAGAACGGCTACGACATGAGCGCCGACGCGTTTGGCTACCCCGAAGCCTACTACAACCCGCCCATGGAAGCCGTGGAGCGCATCCAGCTGCTGCGTGGCGGGGCGGGCCTGCAGTTCGGGCCCCAGTTCGGCGGCCTGCTCAACTACGAGCTCAAGCGCGGGTCCCGCGACAAGAAAGTCGAGATTGAAACCAGCAACACGGCCGGCTCCAACGGTCTGTTCAACTCCTACAACGCCGTGGGCGGCACGGTGGGCAAGGTGAACTACTACGCCTACTACCGCCACCGCCAGGGCAACGGCTGGCGGCCCTTCAACCAGTTCAGTGTGGACGACCTGCACGGCAACGTGCACGTGGCCCTCACCGAGCGCCTGACCCTGAACGCCGAGCTAACCTACCTGACCAACCAGCTGCAGCAGCCCGGTGGCCTCACCGACGCCCAGTTTGCGCAGAACAGCCGCCAGAGCACCCGGGAGCGCAACTGGCTCAGCACGCCTTGGCTGATTCCAGCCCTGACGCTGGACTACAAGGCCAGCGAGCGGACCCGCATTAACCTGAAAACCTTTGGCTTAATAGCGTCGCGCAACAGCGTGGGCTTCGTGGCCGCCCTGCCCGCCCTAGACACCGTGAACCGCCGCACCCGGCAGTTTGCTCCCCGCCAAGTGGACCGCGACGACTACCGCAACCTGGGCGCCGAGCTGCGCCTGACCCAGGACGTGGACTTTTTGGGCCGCACCCACACGCTGGCCACCGGCCTGCGAGCCTACCGCGCCACCACCGAGCGCCGGCAGCGCGGCACGGGCACCACGGCCTCGGACTACGACCTGAGCTTGACCGGCAGTGGGCTGTTCACGAACGAGTTTGAGTTTACCACCACCAACGCCGCCGCCTTCGCCGAGCTGCTGTTGCACGTGAGCCCCCGGCTGAGCTTCACGCCCGGCGTGCGCTACGACTACCTGCGCAACTCCGGCACCGGCTACTTGGGTCGGGCGGCTAATGGCACCGAAAACCGCGTGCCCGACCAGAAAAGTCAGCGCAACGTGCTGCTTTACGGACTGGGCAGCGAATTTCAAGTGTCGCCCACCACTAACCTGTACGCCAACTACTCGCGGGCTTTCCGGCCCGTGCTGTTCGGCGACCTGATACCCCCGGCCACGGCCGACGTCATCGACCCCAACCTGAAGGACGCCCGCGGCTACACCGCTGAGATTGGCTACCGCGGCAACTACAAGAATTGGCTGCGCTTCGACGTGGGCTACTTCTTCCTCAACTACGAGGACCGTATCGGCACCATCCGCCGGCCCGTGCCCGGCGGCACCGCCGGCCAGACCCAGCAGTTTCGCACCAATCTGGGCCGCACCCAAACCCACGGCCTGGAGGCCTACGCCGAGCTGGACTTGATTCACTCGATTACCGGCAACTTCAACCTGCCCCACCTCGACCTGTTTGCCGCCCTGAGTTTGCTTGATGCCCGCTACGGCAGCCTGCCTGTAACCACGCTCACCGGCACGGGCACCAATACGCAGATTGTGGAAAGCAACCTGGAGGGCAAATACGTGGAAAACGCTCCGCGGCAGACCCTGCGCACGGGCCTCACTTTCGCTCACAAAAGCTTGTCGGTGACGGGGCAGTTCAGCCAAGTGGGCAAGGTATACGCCGACGCTAACAACACCGAGGAGCCCACGGCCAACGCCCAGACCGGCGCTATTCCGGCCTACCAGGTGGCCGACTTCTCCGCTACCTGGAAGCTGGGCCGCGAGGGCCGCTACCGCCTCAGCGGCGGCGTAAACAACGTGTTCGACGCCCGCTACTTCACCCGCCGGGCCGGTGGCTACCCCGGTCCGGGCATCCTGCCCGCCGACGGCCGCACGTGGTTTGCCGGGCTGGGCCTCACGCTGTAACGGCGGCGTTTAACTCGGAAATTATGCAAGCCTGGGCGGGATTGTCGCAAATCCACGCCTGGGCTTTGCCGTTTTTAAGGGTAGCTTTTTTATTAACGACCGCTACCCATGAACAAGATATTTCGAATGCCCCTGCTCGCGTTGAGCCTGCTTGGGGCTACCCTTTCCGTTACCAGCTGCGACAAGGACGACGACAACGGCTTGGAGCTCATCGGCCACGACGAGAGCGTGTACATGCGCAACATGCACGAGGGCATGGCC contains these protein-coding regions:
- a CDS encoding TonB-dependent receptor family protein, with the protein product MRCFPAVFLGGFTLSTLFSLPTAQAQQVPAPDTTRRQTLSEVTVTGAATHFAAPVDGTTITAGRRNELIKPREVNANLVQNNMRQVMARVPGLMVWENDGSGQQINVATRGLSPNRSWEFNTRQNGYDMSADAFGYPEAYYNPPMEAVERIQLLRGGAGLQFGPQFGGLLNYELKRGSRDKKVEIETSNTAGSNGLFNSYNAVGGTVGKVNYYAYYRHRQGNGWRPFNQFSVDDLHGNVHVALTERLTLNAELTYLTNQLQQPGGLTDAQFAQNSRQSTRERNWLSTPWLIPALTLDYKASERTRINLKTFGLIASRNSVGFVAALPALDTVNRRTRQFAPRQVDRDDYRNLGAELRLTQDVDFLGRTHTLATGLRAYRATTERRQRGTGTTASDYDLSLTGSGLFTNEFEFTTTNAAAFAELLLHVSPRLSFTPGVRYDYLRNSGTGYLGRAANGTENRVPDQKSQRNVLLYGLGSEFQVSPTTNLYANYSRAFRPVLFGDLIPPATADVIDPNLKDARGYTAEIGYRGNYKNWLRFDVGYFFLNYEDRIGTIRRPVPGGTAGQTQQFRTNLGRTQTHGLEAYAELDLIHSITGNFNLPHLDLFAALSLLDARYGSLPVTTLTGTGTNTQIVESNLEGKYVENAPRQTLRTGLTFAHKSLSVTGQFSQVGKVYADANNTEEPTANAQTGAIPAYQVADFSATWKLGREGRYRLSGGVNNVFDARYFTRRAGGYPGPGILPADGRTWFAGLGLTL